Genomic window (Sphingomonas sp. S1-29):
GCGCCGCTGGTTACCCGCTCGCGATTGGCGCGGAACCAATCGGGAAAGTCGCGGAAGGTCCGCGTCGCCGGATCGATCGCCCGGTCGAAGCTGCCGAGCGCCACCTCGTAATCGTTGCGGGTGTCGATGACGACCGTATCGGGCTGCTCGATCAGCGCGTTCCAGTCGGCGGGGGGCACATAATGGCCGACGCCGGCAAGCGGATCGATGTCGGGCTCGCCCATCGTCACGATCTCGCGCTTCAGCCGCACCTTCATCCGGTGGAACGGCATCTCTGCCGCCCGCGATTCCTTCACCTCGATATCGGCGCACCCCGGCAGCGCCCGGATATGCTCCAGCACCGCCTCGATCCCCGCATCGCTCCCCGCGATCGTCCCGTTGATCCCTTCGCGCGCCAGCAGCAGCGTGCCCTTGACGCCGTGCGCGGCGCACAAGGCGGCGAGCGGCGGCTGCAGCGCGGCGCAATCGGCAAAGGTGGCGAACCGATACAGCGCGATGATGCGTATCGGCGGTTGGACTGGCGGCACGGCGATCCCTAATGGTGGTGAGCCGCGCTCTCTAGCAGACCCGGCGTCGCGAATGAACATGGCTGAACCATTTGCGCGGGCACCCGTTCGGGTAGGAACGGCGACACAGCAGCGAGGAATCGATGAGCAAGCAGCATTCGGACAAGCCGCAGATCGAACGCTTCAAGGGCCCCGCGGGCGGCTGGGGATCGGTCCGCTCGCTCGCCGA
Coding sequences:
- a CDS encoding rhodanese-related sulfurtransferase, which encodes MPPVQPPIRIIALYRFATFADCAALQPPLAALCAAHGVKGTLLLAREGINGTIAGSDAGIEAVLEHIRALPGCADIEVKESRAAEMPFHRMKVRLKREIVTMGEPDIDPLAGVGHYVPPADWNALIEQPDTVVIDTRNDYEVALGSFDRAIDPATRTFRDFPDWFRANRERVTSGATKVAMFCTGGIRCEKATAFLKAEGIDDVYHLQGGILAYLETVPPEQSRWQGECFVFDERVSVGHGLQPGDNALCRACRMPVTPQQRASPLYVEGVSCPACHAERTDEQRAGYAERHRQERLAEARGVAHVGAVLGAGEGEE